From one Halanaerobiales bacterium genomic stretch:
- a CDS encoding AAC(3) family N-acetyltransferase — translation MSEKEIVEKSDYPVTKKKLIKDFKNGGLKKGSTVIVHSSLSSLGWVCGGPVTLIDALMEVITKSGNIIMPTHNGNYSEPKYWGNPAVPESWWDSIRNEMPAFRPEVTPTRGVGVVPENFRKYPNTVRSSHPINSFAAWGKNADEIIANHDLNSSLGEKSPLQKIYDLNGKILLIGVGHESNTSLHLAEYKADFKKETKEYGAPIIKDGKRIWAKYQEIEVDSDDFHKLGNDYENKREYTKFKLAYSTAKLFSQVDIVDFAVDWFEKNR, via the coding sequence ATGAGTGAAAAAGAAATTGTTGAAAAAAGTGATTATCCTGTTACTAAAAAAAAGTTAATAAAAGATTTTAAAAATGGTGGTCTAAAAAAAGGTTCTACAGTTATCGTTCATTCTTCATTAAGTTCTCTGGGTTGGGTTTGTGGGGGACCGGTAACTTTAATTGATGCATTAATGGAAGTGATAACTAAATCAGGTAATATAATAATGCCCACTCATAATGGTAATTATTCTGAACCTAAATATTGGGGTAATCCAGCAGTACCTGAAAGCTGGTGGGATTCAATTAGAAATGAAATGCCCGCCTTTAGACCTGAAGTTACTCCAACCAGGGGAGTGGGAGTAGTACCTGAAAATTTTAGAAAATATCCAAATACTGTTAGAAGTTCTCATCCTATTAATTCTTTTGCTGCCTGGGGTAAAAATGCTGATGAAATTATAGCAAATCATGACCTGAATTCTTCCCTGGGAGAAAAAAGTCCACTCCAAAAAATCTATGATTTAAATGGGAAAATACTTTTGATTGGTGTTGGTCATGAAAGTAATACCTCCCTACATTTAGCAGAATATAAAGCCGATTTTAAAAAAGAGACAAAAGAATATGGAGCTCCAATAATCAAAGATGGAAAAAGAATCTGGGCTAAATATCAAGAAATTGAAGTTGATTCAGATGATTTTCATAAACTGGGAAATGATTATGAAAATAAAAGAGAGTATACTAAATTCAAATTAGCTTATTCTACTGCTAAGCTTTTTTCTCAGGTAGATATTGTTGATTTTGCAGTTGATTGGTTTGAAAAAAATCGTTAA